One Spea bombifrons isolate aSpeBom1 chromosome 1, aSpeBom1.2.pri, whole genome shotgun sequence DNA window includes the following coding sequences:
- the PLA2G1B gene encoding phospholipase A2 yields the protein MRVLALLLAVACACASPHSRALWQFHSLIKCAIPNSEPLKEFNNYGCYCGLGGSGTPKDALDRCCQVHDNCYSEAMRLSSCSGLLDNPYTREYKYTCSGTTITCTSYSDACDQFICNCDRAAAICFSKSPYNAAYKDLDKSRYC from the exons TGGCCTGCGCTTGTGCCTCCCCTCACAGTCGGGCACTTTGGCAATTTCATAGTTTGATTAAATGTGCCATCCCAAACAGTGAGCCCCTTAAAGAGTTCAATAACTATGGATGCTACTGCGGCCTAGGAGGCAGTGGGACCCCTAAGGATGCCCTGGATAG ATGCTGTCAGGTTCATGATAACTGCTATTCTGAGGCCATGAGACTCTCCAGCTGTTCTGGCCTCCTTGACAACCCATACACCAGGGAATACAAATACACCTGCTCTGGAACCACCATCACCTGTACAT CTTACAGCGACGCCTGTGATCAGTTTATCTGTAACTGCGACCGTGCTGCTGCCATTTGTTTCTCAAAGTCACCTTATAACGCAGCCTACAAGGATCTGGACAAAAGCAGATATTGTTAA